TTGAATAAAGCAGAACtcaaataagaaaatgtaATCGTTATCACTTGCAGTACATACGTATGACATAGGCGGATCCATCGGCGGGTCCCACCACCTGCAACGCTATCAGAATGATGTCAATCAACTGGCCCAGGAACATGCCTCCCAGCGTGCAGAACTTGAGTAGCCCAATCCCCGGATAGCCCAAGTAGAAACGATCCACACCGAACATGCCGAGGAACACCGAGAGCAATAACGTCGTATCCAGGTGGTACCCATTGCTGCAAGGTAAAGCACAAAGATTAGCGGTCAAATATGAGaaaagaattatttaatactCACGTCCATTTGCAGGGCATCTCGCGTGTGAAGCTCGAGTTGCCCGTTTCCGTGCAATTGATTTCATTGGCAGCAATGCACCAGACACGTGCTCGATTCTCCTTGGTACAGCCTCGCAACTGTTGCGTCTTGGGATCTATGTGATTCTTTGCAGGATCTGGGCACAGAAATTGCCCCATCAGCAGCTCGTTGCAATTGACGGTAACTGGTTGCGATTCGGCCACATagaatagcagcagcagcggtacAGCACACCTGAGCATTTGtgattgtgttgtttttggtgaTTCGCGTTGTTAATTGCAGATTCTTTTCGGCAGCTTATTGTTTTTCGCAATTTATCTTAATTTGTAACATTTAGAATgtactttgttttgttttgcatg
This is a stretch of genomic DNA from Drosophila albomicans strain 15112-1751.03 chromosome 3, ASM965048v2, whole genome shotgun sequence. It encodes these proteins:
- the LOC117570518 gene encoding TM2 domain-containing protein CG10795; translation: MLRCAVPLLLLFYVAESQPVTVNCNELLMGQFLCPDPAKNHIDPKTQQLRGCTKENRARVWCIAANEINCTETGNSSFTREMPCKWTNGYHLDTTLLLSVFLGMFGVDRFYLGYPGIGLLKFCTLGGMFLGQLIDIILIALQVVGPADGSAYVIPYYGAGINIVRSDNTTFRYCNQLYCMQQ